A region from the Desulfobotulus mexicanus genome encodes:
- a CDS encoding efflux RND transporter permease subunit: MFRFFIDRPIFASVISIIIVLSGAVALSMLPVEQYPDVVPPQVVVTAIYPGASAEVMAQSVAAPLEQEINGVDNMIYMESTAMDDGYLRIVISFEFGTDPDQATINVNNRVQAGLAKLPQQVRNQGVRVEAQSTNILMVPVLYSPDKSLNTLFMANYALLNVLDELVRLPGVGDASLFGRDDYSMRIWLRPDKLAQFELTPSDVAASIREQNAQFAAGRLGAEPSPAGQAFTFTVSTRGQLTTPEEFSRIILRADEDGGTLRLGDVARVELGAQSYAASASFNGDPAVPMGVYLQPGANALDTATAVHDTLKRLSGSFPEGLSYVVPYDTTEFVEISIKEVFITLIVAVLLVILVTFLFLQRLRATLIPVVAIPVSLIGTFTGMLLLGFSVNLLTLFGLVLAIGIVVDNAIIVLENVDRLIRVERMNARDASVETMKQVAGAVVSSTLVLVAVFAPVAFLGGMTGELYRQFAVTIAVSVVVSGVVALTLTPAMCAILLDRPARKVSLPFVIFNKAFDRLTLGFTRMVALLLRNTVIGVLLFAGIIAATLYYLDRMASGLVPQEDQGVAMLAYYLPPASALPKTVAVREDLSQRITGLEEVKEITAIAGYDMFAGSLRTNAGIAFANLTDWRDRGEPGQHAQSVAGKIMGIGMGVPEANVFAFTPPPIQGLSLTGGVEGYLAVRGDITAKEIEALGQKLMAAANARPELMNARITLDTGIPRFHAEVDREKARAMGVPINHIFETMQSTFGSLYVNDFIFAGRNWQVNMQSEKDFRSQPEDLSKVFVRSSHGEMLPLSSLVTLERTSGADIINRFNLNTAARFMADPSPGYTSGQAKETMEELASELFNDGNILIGWIGEAYQLDAGAGSGMLAFGMGILMVFLILAAQYERWSLPIAVLSAVPFAVLGAALASLLRGFPNDIYFQVGLLVLIGLAAKNAILIVEFAAQNRKAGMTSMEAAVAAAQQRFRAIIMTALTFIIGTLPLVFASGAGAASRQEIGTVVVGGMVLASSLALIFVPLVYKLVDDCAGWLKKGKKGQGV; encoded by the coding sequence ATGTTCCGATTCTTCATTGACAGACCAATTTTTGCATCGGTTATATCCATTATTATTGTACTCTCCGGTGCCGTTGCCCTGAGTATGCTGCCCGTGGAGCAGTATCCCGATGTGGTACCGCCCCAGGTTGTGGTCACCGCCATCTATCCCGGTGCCAGTGCGGAGGTAATGGCCCAATCCGTGGCTGCCCCCCTGGAGCAGGAGATCAACGGCGTTGACAACATGATCTACATGGAGTCAACGGCCATGGATGACGGATATCTCCGCATCGTCATTTCCTTTGAATTCGGAACAGATCCGGATCAGGCCACCATCAATGTCAACAACAGGGTTCAGGCAGGCCTTGCCAAGCTGCCCCAGCAGGTGAGAAATCAGGGTGTTCGGGTAGAAGCCCAGTCCACCAACATTCTCATGGTGCCGGTTCTTTATTCTCCGGACAAAAGCCTGAACACCCTGTTCATGGCCAATTATGCCCTGCTCAATGTGCTGGATGAACTTGTCCGTCTGCCCGGCGTGGGGGACGCCTCCCTCTTCGGGCGGGATGATTATTCCATGCGCATCTGGCTGAGGCCGGACAAGCTGGCCCAGTTTGAGCTGACTCCTTCCGATGTGGCAGCCAGCATCCGGGAACAAAATGCCCAGTTTGCCGCAGGCCGTCTCGGTGCGGAGCCTTCCCCCGCAGGTCAGGCCTTCACCTTTACGGTGAGTACCCGCGGTCAGCTTACAACGCCGGAGGAATTTTCCAGAATAATTCTCAGGGCCGATGAAGACGGCGGTACCCTGCGCCTTGGGGATGTGGCCCGTGTGGAGCTGGGCGCCCAGAGCTATGCGGCATCTGCTTCCTTCAACGGAGATCCTGCCGTGCCCATGGGGGTTTACCTCCAGCCCGGTGCCAATGCCCTGGATACGGCCACAGCGGTTCATGATACATTGAAAAGACTTTCAGGATCTTTTCCGGAAGGCCTTTCCTATGTGGTACCCTATGACACCACGGAATTTGTTGAAATATCCATTAAGGAAGTCTTCATCACCCTGATTGTGGCTGTTTTGCTGGTTATTCTTGTCACCTTTCTTTTTCTGCAGAGGCTGCGTGCCACCCTCATTCCCGTAGTGGCCATCCCAGTATCCCTCATCGGTACCTTCACCGGTATGCTTCTGCTGGGTTTTTCCGTCAATCTTCTCACCCTTTTCGGTCTGGTTCTGGCCATAGGTATTGTGGTGGACAACGCCATCATAGTCCTTGAAAATGTGGACCGGCTTATCCGTGTGGAAAGAATGAACGCCAGAGATGCCTCCGTAGAAACCATGAAACAGGTGGCAGGTGCCGTTGTTTCCTCCACACTGGTTCTTGTGGCTGTTTTTGCCCCTGTGGCTTTTCTGGGGGGCATGACGGGCGAGCTGTACCGGCAGTTTGCCGTTACCATTGCCGTTTCTGTAGTGGTTTCCGGTGTGGTGGCCCTTACCCTGACCCCTGCCATGTGCGCCATTCTTCTGGACAGACCGGCACGCAAGGTTTCACTTCCCTTTGTGATCTTCAATAAAGCCTTTGACCGCCTGACTCTGGGCTTTACCCGGATGGTGGCCCTTTTACTCCGTAACACTGTCATCGGTGTTCTTCTTTTTGCCGGCATCATTGCTGCCACCCTTTATTATCTCGATCGTATGGCCTCAGGCCTTGTGCCCCAGGAAGATCAGGGCGTTGCCATGCTGGCCTATTACCTGCCCCCTGCATCGGCACTGCCAAAAACCGTCGCCGTCAGGGAGGATCTCTCCCAGAGGATTACGGGCCTTGAAGAAGTAAAGGAAATTACGGCCATTGCCGGTTATGACATGTTCGCAGGCTCCCTGCGCACCAATGCAGGCATTGCCTTTGCCAACCTGACGGACTGGCGGGATCGCGGGGAGCCGGGTCAGCATGCCCAGTCCGTGGCCGGTAAAATCATGGGCATAGGCATGGGAGTTCCCGAAGCAAACGTCTTTGCCTTTACACCTCCCCCCATACAGGGGCTTTCCCTGACGGGTGGTGTGGAAGGTTACCTCGCAGTGCGGGGAGATATTACAGCCAAAGAAATTGAAGCACTGGGACAAAAACTCATGGCTGCAGCCAATGCCCGGCCCGAACTGATGAATGCCCGCATCACCCTTGATACAGGCATTCCCCGCTTCCATGCGGAAGTGGACAGGGAAAAGGCCAGAGCCATGGGTGTACCCATCAACCATATCTTTGAAACCATGCAGAGCACCTTCGGCTCCCTTTATGTGAACGACTTTATCTTTGCCGGCAGAAACTGGCAGGTAAACATGCAGTCGGAAAAGGATTTCCGGAGCCAGCCCGAAGACCTCAGCAAGGTTTTTGTCCGGTCCAGCCACGGAGAAATGCTGCCCCTAAGCTCCCTTGTGACACTGGAGCGCACCTCCGGTGCGGACATCATCAACCGCTTCAACCTCAATACCGCAGCCCGTTTTATGGCTGATCCTTCCCCCGGATACACCTCGGGTCAGGCCAAGGAGACCATGGAAGAACTGGCCTCCGAACTTTTCAATGATGGGAATATCCTCATCGGATGGATAGGAGAAGCCTATCAGCTGGATGCCGGCGCAGGGTCGGGAATGCTGGCCTTTGGCATGGGTATTTTGATGGTCTTTCTGATTCTGGCAGCCCAGTATGAACGCTGGAGCCTTCCCATTGCGGTTCTTTCCGCAGTTCCCTTTGCCGTTCTGGGTGCAGCTCTGGCTTCTCTGCTCAGGGGTTTTCCCAATGACATCTACTTTCAGGTGGGGCTTCTGGTGCTCATAGGTCTTGCGGCCAAAAACGCCATCCTCATCGTGGAGTTTGCCGCCCAGAACAGAAAAGCTGGCATGACTTCCATGGAGGCAGCCGTTGCAGCGGCCCAGCAGCGTTTCCGGGCCATCATCATGACAGCCCTGACCTTTATCATCGGAACCCTGCCTCTGGTTTTTGCAAGCGGTGCAGGTGCCGCCAGCCGTCAGGAAATCGGAACCGTTGTTGTGGGTGGCATGGTTCTGGCCAGCTCCCTGGCCCTGATCTTTGTGCCTCTGGTCTACAAGCTGGTGGACGACTGTGCTGGCTGGTTGAAAAAAGGAAAAAAAGGGCAGGGTGTATGA
- a CDS encoding efflux RND transporter periplasmic adaptor subunit, translating to MKNPIFISRITYVFLEGNMSVLKNLQNMRGHLILFIILLFTLTACSQSEESPQEAKSAFRPPPPAVTTLTVKERDVKVFNEYPARIHGARQVQVRTRVEGILQKRLYVEGQLVREGDVLFRIDPERYEIALRRAEAELANAEASHADASREWQRSITLYEADAVSERTRDQAMTALDLAKARLDLSKAAMDEARRNLGYTEVRAPLSGVTGMETLSEGNLLEWGALLTTITQQDPVHVRFSLPEDDAAIQAAARRAMGKTESDMHRYEATLIFSDGAEYARKGELDFTASIIDSRTGTVTARAVFPNPENQLMPGQFVRIRAQLQSFKDIFMIPEGAVTQGPAGPRVFVVTDDNKALSRNVTMGSAVNGEQIILKGLERGDRVVIMGQVSLREGMDVSATEKRSEEAL from the coding sequence ATGAAAAACCCCATTTTCATATCCCGTATCACCTATGTTTTTCTGGAGGGAAACATGTCTGTTCTCAAAAACCTGCAAAATATGCGGGGCCATCTCATCCTTTTTATTATCCTTCTTTTTACCCTTACAGCCTGCAGCCAGTCTGAAGAATCGCCACAGGAAGCAAAGAGCGCATTTCGTCCGCCTCCCCCCGCAGTTACCACGCTGACGGTAAAGGAAAGGGATGTAAAGGTTTTCAATGAATATCCCGCCCGCATCCATGGTGCCCGTCAGGTACAGGTAAGAACCCGTGTGGAAGGAATTCTTCAAAAACGCCTTTACGTGGAAGGCCAGCTTGTCCGGGAAGGAGATGTCCTCTTCCGGATTGATCCGGAACGCTATGAAATTGCCCTGCGCCGTGCGGAAGCGGAGCTGGCCAATGCCGAAGCCAGCCATGCCGATGCCAGCCGTGAATGGCAACGATCCATCACCCTGTATGAAGCGGATGCGGTGAGTGAACGCACAAGGGATCAGGCCATGACGGCACTGGATCTGGCAAAAGCCCGGCTGGATCTGTCAAAGGCTGCCATGGACGAAGCCCGCCGCAATCTGGGTTATACGGAAGTCCGGGCTCCTTTATCCGGCGTAACGGGTATGGAAACCCTTTCCGAAGGTAATCTTCTGGAGTGGGGCGCTCTTCTCACAACCATCACCCAGCAGGACCCGGTACATGTACGCTTCTCCCTTCCCGAAGACGACGCCGCAATTCAGGCTGCCGCCCGCAGGGCCATGGGAAAGACCGAGAGCGATATGCACCGCTACGAAGCCACCCTTATTTTTTCCGATGGCGCAGAATATGCCCGAAAAGGGGAGCTGGATTTCACGGCCAGCATCATAGACTCAAGAACCGGCACGGTCACGGCAAGGGCCGTTTTCCCCAACCCGGAAAACCAGCTCATGCCCGGTCAGTTTGTCCGCATCCGGGCACAGCTTCAGAGCTTCAAAGATATTTTCATGATACCCGAAGGTGCCGTCACCCAGGGTCCTGCAGGACCAAGGGTCTTTGTGGTGACAGATGATAATAAAGCCCTTTCCCGTAATGTAACCATGGGTTCTGCGGTAAATGGAGAACAGATCATACTGAAAGGCCTTGAAAGGGGCGACCGTGTTGTGATTATGGGGCAGGTTTCCCTCAGGGAAGGCATGGATGTTTCCGCCACGGAAAAAAGATCTGAGGAGGCACTCTGA
- a CDS encoding sigma 54-interacting transcriptional regulator → MAVNKNIFFREATLRICGRLDLNKAMENTLAYIKKVIPADALHIGLFDPATSMSRTIVRICPDHWPKVPLSFPIPEAAVPRVAEEWRTDFSFGILNDAREEDPCIQELIRIFWPEEVSVLRTRLIMESRMIGMLLLAAEGCNRYDESHAELMGMLNEPFSIALTNALQYEEIVRLKEMLEEDNRYLHKELRHISGDRIIGADFGLKEVMQMVRQVAPLESPVLLLGETGTGKELLANALHTASPRNAGPFVKVNCGGLPEGLIDSELFGHEKGAFTGALALKRGRFERADGGTLFLDEVAELPLSAQVRLLRVLQNREIERVGGTETIAVNVRIISATHRNLEQMVKEGSFREDLWFRLNVFPIMIPPLRQRSQDIPALLEYLVARKCKEMKITRKVHIPAGTMEFLREHSWPGNIRELQNLVERGLIQSQAKGFHSGLLVLDMPRIPALTQTEKHLNTSDESFLSFDDAAGSHIRRALEKTHGKIMGEDGAAALLGLHPSTLRGKMRKLGISKKENP, encoded by the coding sequence GTGGCAGTGAATAAAAATATTTTTTTTCGGGAAGCCACCTTGAGAATCTGCGGTAGGCTGGATCTTAATAAGGCCATGGAGAATACCCTTGCCTATATAAAGAAGGTCATTCCTGCGGATGCCCTCCACATCGGGCTTTTTGATCCGGCAACATCCATGAGCCGCACCATTGTGCGCATCTGCCCGGATCACTGGCCAAAGGTTCCCCTGTCTTTTCCCATACCCGAGGCCGCCGTTCCGAGGGTTGCGGAAGAGTGGCGAACGGATTTTTCCTTTGGCATTCTCAATGATGCAAGGGAAGAGGACCCCTGTATTCAGGAGCTGATACGGATTTTCTGGCCCGAAGAAGTTTCTGTGCTGCGGACCAGACTGATTATGGAATCCCGCATGATCGGTATGCTGCTTTTGGCTGCCGAAGGCTGTAACCGCTATGACGAAAGCCATGCGGAGCTGATGGGCATGCTCAATGAACCCTTTTCCATTGCCCTCACCAATGCCCTGCAATATGAGGAAATTGTCCGTCTGAAGGAAATGCTGGAAGAGGACAACCGCTATCTCCATAAAGAATTGAGGCATATTTCCGGAGACAGAATCATCGGTGCCGACTTTGGTCTTAAAGAGGTGATGCAGATGGTGCGTCAGGTGGCTCCCCTGGAAAGCCCTGTTCTTCTTCTGGGAGAAACCGGCACAGGCAAGGAACTGCTGGCCAATGCCCTGCATACGGCTTCTCCCCGAAATGCAGGTCCTTTTGTGAAGGTTAACTGCGGCGGGCTTCCCGAAGGCCTCATCGACAGCGAGCTTTTCGGCCATGAAAAAGGAGCCTTCACCGGTGCCCTTGCCCTGAAAAGAGGGCGCTTTGAAAGGGCCGACGGCGGCACCCTTTTTCTGGATGAAGTGGCAGAACTTCCCCTGAGTGCCCAGGTTCGCCTGCTCAGGGTACTGCAGAACAGGGAAATTGAACGGGTGGGTGGTACGGAAACCATAGCTGTCAATGTTCGTATCATCAGTGCTACCCACAGAAATCTGGAGCAGATGGTCAAAGAGGGCAGTTTCAGGGAAGATCTCTGGTTTCGTCTCAATGTCTTTCCCATCATGATTCCGCCTCTGCGTCAGAGAAGTCAGGATATTCCCGCCCTTCTGGAATATCTGGTGGCAAGGAAATGCAAGGAGATGAAAATTACAAGGAAGGTGCACATCCCTGCGGGTACCATGGAATTTCTGCGTGAGCACAGCTGGCCGGGCAATATCCGCGAGTTGCAGAACCTTGTGGAGCGGGGCCTGATTCAGAGTCAGGCCAAGGGTTTCCACTCAGGCCTTCTTGTGTTGGATATGCCCCGGATTCCCGCCCTGACACAGACAGAGAAACACCTGAACACCAGCGATGAGTCTTTTCTTTCCTTTGATGATGCCGCAGGCAGCCATATTCGCAGGGCACTGGAAAAAACCCATGGAAAAATCATGGGCGAAGACGGAGCTGCAGCGCTTTTGGGTCTTCATCCCAGTACCCTGAGGGGGAAGATGCGTAAACTTGGGATTTCCAAAAAAGAAAATCCTTGA
- a CDS encoding nucleoside deaminase encodes MHTEEKKGPVQQVVVELPPWVEAAVDAKKKYDSDEEKMALALWLAAENVRQDTGGPFGSAIFDQESGRLLGVGVNRVFPLNNATLHGEMVAIMMAQKALASFTLHGPGKTRELFTSCEPCAMCLGAILWSGVSRVVCAAAAEDARAIGFDEGPVFDASYAYLENAGIRVIRHFMAEEGREVLESYSSKGGVIYNARN; translated from the coding sequence ATGCATACAGAAGAAAAAAAAGGTCCTGTGCAGCAGGTGGTTGTGGAACTTCCCCCATGGGTGGAAGCGGCGGTGGATGCCAAAAAAAAATATGATTCCGATGAAGAGAAAATGGCCCTTGCTCTCTGGCTTGCCGCAGAAAATGTGCGTCAGGATACGGGAGGTCCCTTTGGATCGGCCATTTTTGATCAGGAAAGCGGCAGGCTTCTGGGGGTTGGTGTCAACAGGGTTTTCCCCCTGAACAATGCCACCCTGCATGGCGAGATGGTGGCCATCATGATGGCCCAGAAAGCCCTTGCTTCCTTTACTCTCCATGGGCCGGGCAAAACGCGGGAGCTGTTTACCTCCTGTGAACCCTGCGCCATGTGTCTAGGTGCCATTCTCTGGAGCGGTGTCAGCCGTGTGGTCTGTGCTGCCGCTGCGGAAGATGCCCGGGCCATCGGTTTTGATGAAGGCCCGGTTTTTGATGCCTCCTATGCCTATCTGGAAAATGCCGGTATCAGGGTGATCCGCCATTTCATGGCTGAAGAAGGCCGGGAGGTGCTGGAAAGCTACAGCAGCAAAGGCGGGGTTATCTATAATGCCAGAAACTGA
- a CDS encoding chromate resistance protein ChrB domain-containing protein, translating to MQNDKPTGNMTQPWLLCIHNIPPKPPYLRAKVSRRLAALGAVALKNSVYILPDAEPQRENLIWLAKEIVQGGGKAYVCRAMFDGIDGGEYSDADIRKLFVEARETDYRNLAAEFQAAFKSLNAPAETLCTEGVMGWNQDLKTRYENILRIDYFGTPGRGTIEGMLAAFEEWLAAGTRKSRPEEKVLSPKDYRGRTWVTRSGVHVDRIASAWLIRRFIDPEAAFRFDARKKTEKDILFDMVEGDFTHEGPMCTFEVMLKRFHLDSDAALAVLGEIIHDMDLDADAPSRPESPGILALLNGICLETDMDEKRVEDGSRVLDTLYAHFQRSGRNA from the coding sequence ATGCAAAACGATAAGCCTACGGGCAACATGACTCAGCCCTGGCTGCTGTGCATCCACAACATTCCGCCCAAACCGCCTTACCTGCGTGCAAAAGTTTCACGCAGACTGGCGGCTCTCGGGGCTGTTGCCCTCAAAAATTCCGTTTATATCCTGCCCGATGCCGAACCCCAGCGGGAGAACCTGATCTGGCTTGCAAAAGAAATTGTTCAGGGAGGAGGCAAAGCCTACGTCTGCCGGGCCATGTTCGACGGCATTGATGGGGGGGAATATTCCGATGCGGACATCCGCAAGCTCTTTGTCGAAGCCCGCGAAACCGACTACAGAAATCTTGCAGCTGAGTTTCAGGCTGCCTTCAAAAGTCTGAATGCTCCTGCAGAAACCCTGTGCACAGAAGGTGTGATGGGGTGGAATCAGGATCTGAAAACCCGCTATGAAAACATTCTCCGCATCGACTACTTCGGCACTCCGGGAAGGGGCACCATAGAGGGTATGCTTGCCGCCTTTGAGGAATGGCTTGCGGCTGGAACCCGGAAGAGCAGACCGGAAGAAAAAGTCCTTTCTCCCAAGGACTACAGGGGGAGAACATGGGTGACACGCTCCGGTGTCCATGTCGATCGCATTGCCTCGGCATGGCTTATCAGGCGCTTCATCGATCCGGAAGCAGCATTTCGTTTTGATGCCCGGAAAAAAACAGAAAAGGATATCCTCTTTGATATGGTCGAAGGGGACTTTACCCATGAAGGCCCCATGTGCACTTTCGAGGTAATGCTGAAACGCTTTCATCTCGATTCAGATGCAGCCCTTGCCGTACTCGGTGAGATCATACATGACATGGATCTTGACGCTGACGCTCCTTCACGGCCCGAATCCCCAGGGATTCTTGCCTTGCTGAACGGCATATGCCTTGAAACGGATATGGATGAAAAACGGGTTGAAGACGGAAGCAGGGTTCTCGATACCCTGTATGCCCATTTCCAGCGTTCAGGAAGAAATGCCTGA
- a CDS encoding rhodanese-like domain-containing protein: MPYFISPLELEQQISADTITVLDVRRIEDQQASPSGIKNADWYPPEDVNLWADGLSKEKPVAIYCVRGGSVSSSVYTALTARGLKVRILEGGLAAWETHAKR, from the coding sequence ATGCCTTATTTCATTTCTCCCCTTGAACTTGAACAGCAGATTTCCGCTGACACTATCACCGTGCTTGATGTGAGACGCATCGAAGACCAGCAAGCCTCACCTTCAGGGATAAAAAATGCGGACTGGTATCCGCCCGAAGATGTCAACTTGTGGGCCGACGGGCTTTCCAAAGAAAAACCTGTAGCCATCTACTGTGTGCGGGGAGGTTCGGTCAGCAGCTCTGTTTACACCGCACTCACAGCCAGAGGGCTGAAGGTTCGTATCCTTGAGGGTGGATTGGCAGCATGGGAGACCCATGCAAAACGATAA
- a CDS encoding PEP/pyruvate-binding domain-containing protein, whose product MVWFQKNEDGNVCRLLPDAESEYLVRYHHFRSFLDHHRIALSHMADLDRTYYGSQPFTMQMVAHKCNDLFSEVESMVQILSMLSTEQYEYLSAIFRSLYRSVKDELHFASPTSTDPLTLEISQIGAVQSRIVGAKAANLARIQRELALTVPTGFAITTSAFHFFLQENGLLDKIDNALRHLAADDPASIESVGKKIQALIIESPLPAKILKAMEAATSTLSSDTAGNIHLAVRSSAIGEDGEISFAGQYTSVLNVPIEKLSEAYKQVLASKYSASALSYRLHHGLDEHETPMAVLVLKMVQPLFSGVLYSADPVGEDRQSIRISAVHGLGDTLVAGNISPQRTYRIKKSTFNVLETGGTDTSAPFPSETLFLRELWESAKVLEDSFQRPLDIEWALDHDHRLFILQVRPLIIADGTHEREYGTATEYADHPLLIEGGKCAAGGVVSGRVLVMTNTEAEGGLLNPYPDTILVARTASTSITPWMSKIRGIITDTGSVASHLASVAREFSVPALFDTETATTILADGQEITLWASQMRVYDGVVEELAKGMRPVKRPIFASPIHLRLQRLLDLISPLNLPEPDFPQFTQEECRTVHDIICYCNEMVIREMFHFRESVEHLQGAVHLRTSIPIDLHALNLGNGLRQGLTTCDDLNVHDVVSRPFRALWRGLSHPRLNWTKTITTSARNFIPRIVSQAIPQKNPQGGASYVLVSADYMNLGTRFNYHSVTVDTLCGTDPAYNYINLQFSGGADAYYSRCLRIQYMAAVLDRLGFETSTKGDFIEASLTRLDQNRMEESLEKLGYLLGTSQMLDLTQNTLEQVAALADSFFQDDDKLLNSQNENAPKGFYLITGNWKTAELNLETGILQNGSAFGSRISTGVSQAMTNLMGKRYQEMLDNIGAYYYFPLVAAMDSKMNDGRARVRVKPLSGVIDQAGGLAFAIRDWDNYFVFRINALEDNAILFEFKNGRRIERASTCTPIAGNQWHKLQVEISGHRVLAFLEDHPILEYSGSTNLYGYVGLWTKADSVTFFNEFVQERPDTMPQIFHITS is encoded by the coding sequence ATGGTATGGTTCCAAAAAAATGAAGACGGAAATGTCTGTCGTCTGCTGCCCGATGCGGAATCGGAGTATCTTGTCCGCTATCATCACTTCAGGTCATTTCTCGATCATCACCGTATTGCGCTCAGTCATATGGCTGATCTTGATCGGACTTACTATGGCAGCCAGCCATTTACCATGCAGATGGTGGCACATAAATGTAACGATCTCTTCTCCGAAGTCGAATCAATGGTACAGATATTGTCCATGCTATCAACGGAGCAATATGAGTACTTATCCGCTATTTTTCGAAGTCTTTACCGCAGTGTAAAAGATGAGCTGCACTTTGCTTCCCCGACTTCCACAGATCCCCTCACCCTGGAAATCTCCCAGATTGGGGCAGTTCAGTCCCGCATTGTGGGAGCCAAAGCGGCCAACCTTGCCCGCATACAACGCGAGCTGGCTCTTACGGTACCTACAGGTTTTGCCATCACCACCTCCGCTTTTCACTTTTTTTTACAGGAAAACGGCCTCCTGGATAAAATCGACAATGCCTTACGGCATCTTGCCGCAGATGACCCGGCATCCATAGAATCCGTCGGGAAAAAAATTCAGGCCCTTATTATTGAAAGCCCCCTGCCAGCAAAGATTCTCAAGGCTATGGAAGCTGCAACATCCACGTTAAGCAGTGACACAGCAGGCAATATACATCTGGCAGTACGCAGCAGTGCCATCGGAGAGGATGGAGAAATTTCCTTTGCCGGACAATACACATCGGTCTTAAACGTACCCATTGAAAAATTATCCGAGGCTTACAAACAGGTGCTGGCAAGCAAGTACTCGGCATCAGCACTTTCCTATCGCCTGCATCACGGACTGGACGAGCACGAAACCCCTATGGCCGTCCTGGTTTTGAAAATGGTTCAGCCACTTTTCAGCGGTGTGCTGTACAGCGCCGACCCCGTCGGTGAAGATCGTCAATCCATCCGGATCAGTGCCGTCCATGGCCTTGGAGATACCCTGGTCGCCGGAAACATCTCCCCGCAACGTACGTACCGAATCAAAAAATCCACCTTTAACGTCCTGGAGACGGGTGGAACTGATACAAGCGCTCCTTTCCCATCTGAAACACTCTTTCTTCGTGAGCTGTGGGAATCCGCCAAAGTTCTGGAAGATTCTTTCCAGCGGCCTCTGGATATAGAATGGGCACTGGATCATGATCATCGTCTGTTTATTTTACAGGTCCGGCCCCTGATCATAGCTGATGGGACACATGAAAGAGAATATGGAACTGCTACTGAGTATGCAGACCATCCCCTGCTCATCGAAGGCGGGAAGTGTGCTGCAGGTGGTGTCGTGTCCGGACGGGTACTGGTGATGACGAATACGGAAGCCGAAGGTGGTTTACTGAATCCTTATCCGGACACCATTCTGGTGGCCCGCACAGCGTCCACTTCCATCACCCCATGGATGAGCAAAATACGAGGTATCATCACCGATACGGGCAGTGTTGCCAGCCATCTGGCCTCAGTGGCCCGGGAATTTAGTGTACCCGCCCTTTTTGATACAGAGACGGCCACCACCATCCTTGCAGACGGCCAGGAAATCACTCTGTGGGCCAGTCAAATGCGGGTTTATGATGGTGTGGTGGAGGAATTAGCGAAAGGCATGAGACCGGTGAAGCGGCCCATCTTCGCAAGCCCAATTCACCTGAGACTGCAACGCCTGCTGGATTTGATTTCGCCTCTTAATCTGCCAGAGCCTGACTTTCCGCAATTCACCCAGGAAGAGTGCCGAACCGTTCATGACATTATCTGCTACTGTAATGAAATGGTCATACGTGAGATGTTCCATTTCAGGGAGTCCGTGGAACATCTTCAGGGTGCGGTACACCTCAGAACAAGCATCCCCATAGATCTTCACGCTCTTAATCTAGGTAATGGACTGCGCCAGGGTTTAACAACATGTGATGACCTCAATGTGCATGATGTCGTCAGCCGCCCTTTCCGCGCCCTATGGCGGGGACTTTCCCATCCCCGTCTCAACTGGACAAAGACCATCACAACCTCTGCCCGTAACTTCATACCCCGCATAGTGAGTCAGGCCATACCCCAAAAGAACCCTCAGGGTGGAGCCAGCTATGTTCTTGTCTCTGCCGATTATATGAATCTTGGTACCCGCTTCAACTACCACTCCGTTACAGTGGATACACTGTGCGGAACAGATCCGGCCTACAATTATATCAACCTGCAATTTTCCGGCGGAGCGGATGCCTATTACAGCCGCTGTCTGCGAATTCAATACATGGCTGCCGTGCTTGACCGGCTTGGATTTGAAACCAGCACCAAAGGGGATTTCATTGAAGCAAGCCTCACGCGGCTGGATCAAAACCGCATGGAAGAGTCCCTTGAAAAACTCGGGTACCTGCTGGGTACAAGCCAGATGCTTGACCTTACACAGAACACTCTCGAACAGGTGGCTGCATTGGCGGATTCTTTTTTCCAGGATGACGATAAGCTCCTGAACAGTCAAAACGAGAATGCGCCAAAGGGTTTTTATCTGATCACCGGAAACTGGAAAACTGCTGAGCTGAATCTGGAAACAGGAATACTCCAGAACGGTTCCGCCTTCGGTTCACGGATCTCAACCGGTGTTTCACAGGCCATGACAAACCTTATGGGCAAACGTTATCAGGAAATGCTGGACAACATTGGTGCTTACTATTACTTCCCGCTGGTTGCCGCCATGGACAGTAAGATGAACGATGGCAGAGCACGGGTCAGGGTTAAGCCACTGTCTGGAGTCATCGATCAGGCTGGCGGACTGGCCTTTGCCATCCGGGACTGGGACAATTATTTTGTTTTTCGCATCAACGCACTGGAAGACAATGCTATTCTTTTTGAATTCAAAAATGGCAGGCGCATAGAACGGGCAAGTACTTGTACCCCCATTGCTGGAAATCAATGGCACAAGCTGCAGGTGGAAATATCCGGCCACCGGGTTCTGGCATTCCTTGAGGATCATCCCATTCTTGAATACAGCGGAAGTACCAATCTTTACGGTTATGTGGGGCTTTGGACCAAAGCGGATTCGGTAACTTTTTTCAATGAATTCGTCCAGGAAAGACCAGACACAATGCCACAGATTTTTCATATCACCTCCTGA